One window of the Oncorhynchus keta strain PuntledgeMale-10-30-2019 chromosome 31, Oket_V2, whole genome shotgun sequence genome contains the following:
- the LOC127914236 gene encoding uncharacterized protein LOC127914236 → MVGSALEGNHHVPTVWRGEVYSVERRGIQCGEVYSVERSTVWRGLQCGEERSTVWRGLQCGEIYSVEISTVWSCLQCGEIYSVELSTVWRGLQCGEVYSVERSTVWRGLQCGAVYSVERSTVCGDLQCLEERSTVWRGLQCGEVYSVGRSTVWRGLQCGEVYNVERSTVWRGLQCGEVYSVERRGKQCGEVYSVERSTVWRGLQCGKVYSVKRSKVWRGLQCGEERATVWRGEVYSVERSTVWRGEVYSVGRSLECGEVYSVERRGLQCGEVYSVERRGLQCEEERSTVWRGEIYSVERRGLQCGEVYSVETSTVWRGEVYSVERSTVWRGLQCGEER, encoded by the exons ATGGTTGGGAGCGCCCTGGAG GGGAACCACCATGTACCGactgtgtggagaggagaggtctacagtgtggagaggagaggtatacAGTGTGGGGAGGTCTACAGTGTGGAGAGGTCTACAGTGTGGAGAGGtctacagtgtggagaggagaggtctacAGTGTGGAGAGGTCTACAGTGTGGAGAGATCTACAGTGTGGAGATATCTACAGTGTGGAGCTGTCTACAGTGTGGAGAGATCTACAGTGTGGAGCTGTCTACAGTGTGGAGAGGTCTACAGTGTGGAGAGGTCTACAGTGTGGAGAGGTCTACAGTGTGGAGAGGTCTACAGTGTGGAGCTGTCTACAGTGTGGAGAGGTCTACAGTGTGCGGAGATTTACAGTGTTTAGAGGAGAGGTCTACAGTGTGGAGAGGTCTACAGTGTGGAGAGGTCTACAGTGTGGGGAGGTCTACAGTGTGGAGAGGTCTACAGTGTGGAGAGGTCTACAATGTGGAGAGGTCTACAGTGTGGAGAGGTCTACAGTGTGGGGAGGtctacagtgtggagaggagaggtaaacagtGTGGGGAGGTCTACAGTGTGGAGAGGTCTACAGTGTGGAGAGGTCTACAGTGTGGAAAGGTCTACAGTGTGAAGAGGTCTAAAGTCTGGAGAGGtctacagtgtggagaggagagagctaccgtgtggagaggagaggtctacagtgtggagaggtctacagtgtggagaggagaggtctacAGTGTGGGGAG GTCCCTAGAATGTGGAGAGGtctacagtgtggagaggagaggtctacagtgtggagaggtctacagtgtggagaggagaggtctacAGTGTGAAGAGGAGAGGtctacagtgtggagaggagagatctacagtgtggagaggagaggtctacAGTGTGGAGAGGTCTACAGTGTGGAGACGtctacagtgtggagaggagaggtctacagtgtggagaggtctacagtgtggagaggtctacagtgtggagaggagaggtaa
- the LOC118372074 gene encoding blood vessel epicardial substance-like isoform X1 codes for MEAPEFFPPSENLTAAVVHPLCEEWKGGSEGAIFHLASIFLVLGFMGGSGFYGLLYLFTFLTLGFFCTTIWSWSDACTTDTFLWNFALFGICAVQVVHVAYRLRNVTFEKEFQDLYSYLFKKLGVSLTHFGKIVACCEGDIHTIEKDHCFAMEGKTAIDKLSVLLSGRIRVTVNGEFLHDIYPFQFLDSPEWDSLRPSEEGVFQVRIRMSASPEMTSSLFYTTLAPLRSAVPGSVPGAGGGGLVMTTMEPNITSCEEWEEAHHLLFHLGNLSLLLGLVIPTTLTLHMILLRLMLMTGSCLFITWATLYRCNLDVMVWNVVFLLVNFMHFFYLVYKRRPIKIDRELKSVYKRMFEPLHVREALFQRLTGQFCTIQSLKKGQVYAAEDKTSVDERLSILLKGKMKVSYRGHFLHNIYTNAFIDSPEFRSTQMNRGEKFQVTIMAEENCKFLCWSRERLTYFLESDSFLNEVFRYLIGKDITNKLYSLNDPTLTDKAAKKMERQPSLCSQLSMMQMRNSMGSTSDTGDILNQIHRGSSSGSSHQKSPGSNTSKMMKPIEEQLENDVFTESEPDSPVKKRHTHSTTIEV; via the exons ATGGAGGCGCCAGAATTTTTCCCACCTTCTGAAAACTTGACGGCGGCTGTCGTGCACCCGTTATGCGAAGAATGGAAGGGGGGATCCGAGGGTGCCATCTTCCACCTCGCCAGTATCTTCCTTGTTTTGGGGTTCATGGGAGGGAGCGGGTTCTATGGGCTCCTCTACTTGTTTACCTTTCTGACGCTCGGTTTCTTCTGCACAACCATTTGGTCATGGTCGGACGCGTGCACTACCGACACCTTTTTGTGGAATTTCGCTCTCTTTGGGATATGTGCGGTTCAAGTTGTGCACGTCGCCTACCGGCTGAGGAACGTTACTTTCGAAAAGGAGTTTCAAGATCTGTACAGCTACCTGTTCAAAAAGCTGGGGGTGTCGCTCACCCACTTCGGCAAGATAGTCGCTTGTTGTGAAGGGGACATCCACACTATAGAGAAAGACCACTGTTTTGCCATGGAGGGCAAGACTGCTATTGATAAGCTGTCCGTTCTTCTGTCCGGCAG aaTTCGTGTGACAGTAAATGGAGAGTTTTTACATGACATATATCCTTTCCAGTTTCTCGATTCACCTGAATGGGACTCTCTCCGGCCGTCAGAGGAGGGCGTTTTCCAG gTGAGGATCAGGATGTCTGCCTCTCCAGAGATGACCAGTAGCCTGTTCTACACCACCCTGGCCCCCCTGCGGTCGGCAGTCCCTGGGTCTGTACCCGGGGCTGGAGGTGGAGGTCTGGTGATGACCACCATGGAGCCCAACATAACCTCCTGTGAGGAGTGGGAGGAGGCCCACCACCTGCTCTTCCACCTGGggaacctgtctctcctcctgggCCTGGTCATCCCCACCACCCTGACCCTGCACATGATCCTGCTGCGCCTCATGCTGATGACAG GAAGCTGTCTGTTCATCACCTGGGCAACGCTGTACCGGTGTAATCTGGATGTCATGGTGTGGAACGTGGTCTTCCTGCTGGTCAACTTCATGCACTTCTTCTACTTGGTCTACAAACGCAGACCT ATTAAGATTGACAGGGAGCTGAAGTCAGTGTACAAGCGGATGTTTGAGCCCCTTCACGTGCGCGAGGCCCTGTTCCAGAGACTGACGGGCCAATTCTGCACCATCCAGAGCCTGAAGAAGGGACAGGTGTATGCTGCCGAGGACAAGACCTCCGTGGATGAGCGCCTCAGTATCCTCCTTAAAGGAAA AATGAAGGTGTCATATCGTGGTCATTTCCTCCATAACATCTACACCAACGCCTTCATCGACTCCCCTGAGTTCAGATCAACCcagatgaacagaggagaaaaaTTCCAG GTGACCATCATGGCGGAGGAGAACTGTAAGTTTCTGTGTTGGTCCAGAGAGAGGCTCACCTACTTCCTGGAGTCTGACTCCTTCCTGAACGAGGTGTTCAGGTACCTCATTGGCAAAGACATCACCAACAAGCTGTACTCGCTCAACGACCCCACTCTCACTGACAAG GCAGCGAAGAAGATGGAGCGTCAGCCCAGCCTGTGCTCCCAGCTTTCTATGATGCAGATGAGGAACAGCATGGGCAGCACCAGTGACACCGGCGACATCCTGAACCAGATCCACCGTGGAAGCTCCAGTGGATCCTCACATC AAAAATCTCCTGGCTCCAACACATCCAAAATGATGAAGCCCATTGAAGAACAACTGGAAAATGACGTCTTTACAGAGTCTGAGCCAGACTCTCCTGTTAAGAAACGCCACACCCACTCGACAACCATAGAGGTGTAA
- the LOC118372074 gene encoding blood vessel epicardial substance-like isoform X2, with protein sequence MSASPEMTSSLFYTTLAPLRSAVPGSVPGAGGGGLVMTTMEPNITSCEEWEEAHHLLFHLGNLSLLLGLVIPTTLTLHMILLRLMLMTGSCLFITWATLYRCNLDVMVWNVVFLLVNFMHFFYLVYKRRPIKIDRELKSVYKRMFEPLHVREALFQRLTGQFCTIQSLKKGQVYAAEDKTSVDERLSILLKGKMKVSYRGHFLHNIYTNAFIDSPEFRSTQMNRGEKFQVTIMAEENCKFLCWSRERLTYFLESDSFLNEVFRYLIGKDITNKLYSLNDPTLTDKAAKKMERQPSLCSQLSMMQMRNSMGSTSDTGDILNQIHRGSSSGSSHQKSPGSNTSKMMKPIEEQLENDVFTESEPDSPVKKRHTHSTTIEV encoded by the exons ATGTCTGCCTCTCCAGAGATGACCAGTAGCCTGTTCTACACCACCCTGGCCCCCCTGCGGTCGGCAGTCCCTGGGTCTGTACCCGGGGCTGGAGGTGGAGGTCTGGTGATGACCACCATGGAGCCCAACATAACCTCCTGTGAGGAGTGGGAGGAGGCCCACCACCTGCTCTTCCACCTGGggaacctgtctctcctcctgggCCTGGTCATCCCCACCACCCTGACCCTGCACATGATCCTGCTGCGCCTCATGCTGATGACAG GAAGCTGTCTGTTCATCACCTGGGCAACGCTGTACCGGTGTAATCTGGATGTCATGGTGTGGAACGTGGTCTTCCTGCTGGTCAACTTCATGCACTTCTTCTACTTGGTCTACAAACGCAGACCT ATTAAGATTGACAGGGAGCTGAAGTCAGTGTACAAGCGGATGTTTGAGCCCCTTCACGTGCGCGAGGCCCTGTTCCAGAGACTGACGGGCCAATTCTGCACCATCCAGAGCCTGAAGAAGGGACAGGTGTATGCTGCCGAGGACAAGACCTCCGTGGATGAGCGCCTCAGTATCCTCCTTAAAGGAAA AATGAAGGTGTCATATCGTGGTCATTTCCTCCATAACATCTACACCAACGCCTTCATCGACTCCCCTGAGTTCAGATCAACCcagatgaacagaggagaaaaaTTCCAG GTGACCATCATGGCGGAGGAGAACTGTAAGTTTCTGTGTTGGTCCAGAGAGAGGCTCACCTACTTCCTGGAGTCTGACTCCTTCCTGAACGAGGTGTTCAGGTACCTCATTGGCAAAGACATCACCAACAAGCTGTACTCGCTCAACGACCCCACTCTCACTGACAAG GCAGCGAAGAAGATGGAGCGTCAGCCCAGCCTGTGCTCCCAGCTTTCTATGATGCAGATGAGGAACAGCATGGGCAGCACCAGTGACACCGGCGACATCCTGAACCAGATCCACCGTGGAAGCTCCAGTGGATCCTCACATC AAAAATCTCCTGGCTCCAACACATCCAAAATGATGAAGCCCATTGAAGAACAACTGGAAAATGACGTCTTTACAGAGTCTGAGCCAGACTCTCCTGTTAAGAAACGCCACACCCACTCGACAACCATAGAGGTGTAA